In a single window of the Raphanus sativus cultivar WK10039 chromosome 9, ASM80110v3, whole genome shotgun sequence genome:
- the LOC108824586 gene encoding AAA-ATPase At3g28610-like, giving the protein MGDTMGSFGSSMASLFFLWATFQQIFPEHLKIAIKEFFLSTIQQLSFVQRFSDRVINFFSPYVVISFPEYEEYRFNHAFAAIDTYLGAKAIGKAHKIRASQVKESKGLVLKRDEAKVRDVYQGLNVWWEIVTATDGDRIHKLTFHRRGLEIVTGSYIKYVMEEGKSIEAKNKKMKLFTNNPSLNWDNSKKSLWRHIDFEHPASFQTLAMDPVKKEDILNDLEAFSNGKEYYKKIGKAWKRGYLLYGPPGTGKSTMIAAMANHLNYNIYDLELTAIQNNSELRKLLTATSSRSIIVIEDIDCSVGLTGKRRKRDGDLGVKKDGEDQNQSRLTLSGLLNFIDGIWSACGQERIIIFTTNHIEKLDPALIRRGRMDMHIELSYCSFEAFKVLAKNYLDLDSHPLFGEIKSLLKETKIAPADVAEKLMAESHKVDVDGSLKDLVESLEKRKKHQRDHKLSGKKLRIFRELFRIMSHHKQKVN; this is encoded by the coding sequence ATGGGAGATACGATGGGATCATTTGGTTCAAGCATGGCAAGTTTGTTCTTCTTATGGGCAACTTTTCAACAAATATTCCCTGAACACCTCAAGATCGCAATCAAAGAGTTCTTTTTGTCTACAATCCAACAACTCTCATTTGTCCAAAGATTCTCCGACCGTGTCATCAACTTCTTTTCTCCCTACGTTGTCATCAGTTTCCCAGAGTATGAAGAGTACCGTTTCAACCACGCTTTCGCAGCCATCGACACTTACCTTGGTGCCAAAGCAATCGGTAAAGCCCATAAGATTAGGGCAAGTCAGGTTAAAGAGAGCAAAGGTCTAGTCTTAAAACGTGATGAGGCTAAAGTTAGAGACGTGTACCAAGGACTTAACGTCTGGTGGGAGATTGTGACTGCTACTGATGGAGACAGAATTCACAAGCTCACTTTCCACAGACGTGGGTTGGAGATTGTAACCGGATCTTACATCAAGTATGTGATGGAAGAAGGGAAATCAATCGAGGCcaagaacaagaagatgaaGCTGTTCACTAATAACCCTAGTTTGAATTGGGATAATAGCAAGAAAAGCTTGTGGAGACACATTGATTTCGAGCACCCGGCGAGTTTTCAGACACTGGCTATGGATCCTGTCAAGAAAGAAGACATTTTGAACGATCTTGAGGCGTTCAGCAATGGGAAAGAGTATTACAAGAAGATTGGGAAAGCTTGGAAGAGGGGTTACCTATTGTATGGACCACCAGGGACTGGTAAGTCCACGATGATCGCGGCTATGGCGAATCATTTGAACTATAACATCTATGATCTCGAACTCACGGCTATTCAGAACAACTCGGAGTTGAGGAAACTTCTCACCGCAACATCAAGCAGATCGATTATTGTGATCGAAGATATTGATTGTTCTGTAGGCCTAACGGGCAAGAGAAGGAAAAGAGATGGTGACTTGGGCGTCAAGAAAGATGGAGAAGATCAAAACCAGAGCCGACTCACACTCTCGGGGCTTTTGAACTTCATAGATGGGATATGGTCGGCTTGCGGACAAGAGAGGATCATCATATTCACGACCAATCATATTGAGAAACTAGACCCGGCTTTGATCAGGAGAGGAAGAATGGATATGCACATTGAGCTGTCTTATTGTAGCTTCGAGGCGTTCAAGGTTCTTGCCAAGAACTACTTGGACCTTGATTCTCATCCTCTGTTTGGTGAAATCAAGTCTTTGCTGAAAGAAACAAAGATCGCTCCGGCTGATGTAGCAGAGAAACTGATGGCCGAGAGTCATAAAGTAGATGTCGACGGATCCTTGAAAGACTTGGTCGAGAGtttggagaagaggaagaagcacCAGAGAGATCACAAACTAAGTGGCAAGAAACTCAGAATATTTCGAGAATTGTTTAGGATAATGTCTCACCACAAACAAAAGGTGAATTAA
- the LOC108824395 gene encoding uncharacterized protein LOC108824395 produces MRETVKLISMEGFEFVIDKEAAMVSQTIRSMLTSPGGFSESKDGVVTFPDISTTILEKICQYFYWSLQYSRGKETEFHIEPELTLELMMAANYLHT; encoded by the exons atgagagagacGGTGAAGTTGATAAGCATGGAGGGTTTCGAGTTCGTGATCGACAAGGAAGCCGCCATGGTTTCACAGACTATAAGAAGCATGCTCACTTCTCcag GTGGGTTTTCGGAGTCGAAAGATGGCGTGGTGACTTTCCCTGATATCAGCACTACAATTCTTGAGAAGATTTGCCAGTACTTCTATTGGTCTCTTCAATACTCCAG AGGCAAAGAGACCGAGTTCCACATTGAGCCTGAGCTGACCTTGGAGCTCATGATGGCTGCTAATTATCTTCACACTTGA